The following are encoded together in the Macrobrachium nipponense isolate FS-2020 chromosome 14, ASM1510439v2, whole genome shotgun sequence genome:
- the LOC135226262 gene encoding uncharacterized protein LOC135226262 has protein sequence MPLRAPEGRVSSEGDLEAYREIQKVAGRSRRLLGDPEGCWEIKKVTGRSRRFQGDPEGSREIQTVIGRSRRLQGDPEGYREIQKVPGRSRRLQGDTEGYREIQKVTGRSRKLQGDPEGCWEIQKVAGRSRRLQGDQEGYREIQKVTGRSRRFQGDSEGSREVQKVTGRSRRLLGGPEGYWEIQKVTGRSRRFQGDSEGYRRSRRLQEV, from the coding sequence ATGCCTCTCAGGGCTCCAGAAGGACGCGTTTCCTCTGAAGGAGATCTAGAAGCTTACAGGGAGATCCAGAAGGTTGCTGGGAGATCCAGAAGGTTGCTGGGAGATCCAGAAGGTTGCTGGGAGATCAAGAAGGTTACAGGGAGATCCAGAAGGTTCCAGGGAGATCCAGAAGGTTCCAGGGAGATCCAGACGGTTATAGGGAGATCCAGAAGGTTACAGGGAGATCCAGAAGGTTACAGGGAGATCCAGAAGGTTCCAGGGAGATCCAGAAGGTTACAGGGAGATACAGAAGGTTACAGGGAGATCCAGAAAGTTACAGGGAGATCCAGAAAGTTACAGGGAGATCCAGAAGGTTGCTGGGAGATCCAGAAGGTTGCTGGGAGATCAAGAAGGTTACAGGGAGATCAAGAAGGTTACAGGGAGATCCAGAAGGTTACAGGGAGATCCAGAAGGTTCCAGGGAGATTCAGAAGGTTCCAGGGAGGTCCAGAAGGTTACTGGGAGGTCCAGAAGGTTACTGGGAGGTCCAGAAGGTTACTGGGAGATCCAGAAGGTTACAGGGAGATCCAGAAGGTTCCAGGGAGATTCAGAAGGTTATAGGAGATCAAGAAGGTTACAGGAAGTGTAG